From Penaeus monodon isolate SGIC_2016 chromosome 6, NSTDA_Pmon_1, whole genome shotgun sequence, the proteins below share one genomic window:
- the LOC119574555 gene encoding divergent protein kinase domain 2A-like encodes MIKRRWQTCKLFLGILLTLTFFYGWYQKVDDIVDLETCPACYGQTLCSTLVGHEEPLSERLQLTSFSKWKILNLMNVKNVYYGKMRDVPVVLKKLAHNSELKEFDEKLCKTAEQPENCSISQALKVLLAKDGQDVLQVVGKYPELFQASDAVKCNHSRTVEVLYESFKKTDRGPYHQHHFLTMLAVNIEPLVIMTYHSNFFPRLIGTCGRVIVEDYVGPTLTEQGDEPWIVRADYARQLLEMAQQFSSGTFVLYLTDVSLDNFAVGDDGSVKVIDAENIVIVDTSSAGLNVTEHVNDGFGCADCLSFSYEDLCGHVSSDHNFYAVCKGMLSSSAFSEDLPQGLLHSPPIWLIKKFPELFPLVEKCGHHPLNNPNKPTPNRRAAARDLHKLLVNIIEQYHT; translated from the exons ATGATTAAAAGAAGATGGCAGACCTGCAAACTGTTTTTGGGGATATTGCTTACTCTCACCTTTTTCTATGGATGGTATCAAAAAGTAGATGATATTGTGGACCTTGAAACCTGCCCAGCATGCTATGGGCAGACCCTCTGCAGCACCCTTGTAGGTCATGAGGAACCTCTCAGTGAGAGACTTCAGCTAACAAGTTTTTCAAAATGGAAGATCCTGAACCTCATGAATGTAAAGAATGTTTATTATGGAAAGATGAGAGATGTGCCAGTTGTGCTGAAGAAATTGGCACACAATTCAGAACTAAAAGAGTTTGATGAAAAATTATGCAAAACAGCAGAGCAACCTGAGAACTGCAGCATATCCCAAGCTTTAAAGGTTTTGCTAGCAAAGGATGGTCAAGATGTACTCCAGGTCGTTGGAAAATATCCAGAATTGTTTCAGGCAAGTGATGCTGTAAAATGCAACCATAGCAGGACTGTGGAGGTTTTATATGAGAGCTTTAAGAAGACGGACAGAGGCCCTTATCATCAGCACCATTTCCTCACAATGTTAGCAGTGAACATAGAACCCCTTGTAATAATG ACCTACCATTCAAATTTCTTTCCAAGGTTAATTGGTACCTGTGGTAGAGTTATAGTAGAAGATTATGTTGGACCTACACTGACAGAACAGGGCGATGAACCTTGGATTGTACGAGCAGATTATGCCCGACAGTTGCTGGAAATGGCACAGCAGTTTTCTTCAGGAACTTTTGTCCTCTACTTGACCGATGTTTCACTTGATAACTTTGCTGTTGGTGATGACGGCAGTGTTAAAGTTATAGATGCTGAGAATATTGTTATCGTTGACACAAGTTCAGCAGGACTCA ATGTTACAGAACATGTGAATGATGGATTTGGATGTGCTGATTGTTTAAGCTTTTCTTATGAAGATCTCTGTGGTCACGTCTCATCAGATCATAATTTCTATGCTGTGTGTAAG GGGATGCTCTCTTCATCTGCATTTTCTGAAGACCTTCCTCAAGGCCTTCTACACAGCCCACCAATTTGGCTTATCAAGAAATTCCCAGAACTTTTCCCCCTTGTTGAAAAATGTGGTCATCACCCTCTCAATAACCCTAATAAGCCAACGCCAAACAGAAGGGCTGCAGCTAGAGATCTCCATAAACTGCTAGTCAATATTATAGAGCAATACCATACATAA